A window of Arachis hypogaea chloroplast, complete genome contains these coding sequences:
- the ycf1 gene encoding hypothetical chloroplast RF19, with the protein MIFQSFILDNLVYLCMKIMNSVVVVGLYYGFLSTFSIGPSYLFLLRARIMQEGTEKKLSATAGFITGQLIMFISIYYAPLHLALGRPHIITVIPLPYLLFHFFGNNKKNFLNYGDKKKNSIRKFSIQRIFFTNLIFQLFNPLVLPSSILVRLVNK; encoded by the coding sequence ATGATTTTTCAATCTTTTATACTGGATAATCTAGTATACTTATGCATGAAGATAATGAATTCGGTCGTTGTGGTCGGACTCTATTATGGATTTCTGAGCACATTCTCCATAGGGCCCTCTTATCTCTTCCTTCTTCGAGCTCGGATTATGCAAGAAGGGACCGAGAAGAAACTATCAGCAACAGCTGGGTTTATTACGGGACAGCTCATCATGTTCATATCGATCTATTATGCGCCTTTGCATCTAGCATTGGGTAGACCTCATATAATAACTGTCATACCTCTACCCTATCTTTTATTTCATTTCTTCGGCAATAATAAAAAAAACTTTTTGAATTATGGGGACAAGAAAAAGAATTCAATACGTAAATTTAGCATTCAAAGAATATTCTTTACTAATCTTATTTTTCAGTTATTTAACCCCCTTGTCTTACCAAGTTCCATATTAGTCAGATTAGTAAACAAATAA